One window of Cydia strobilella chromosome 10, ilCydStro3.1, whole genome shotgun sequence genomic DNA carries:
- the LOC134744821 gene encoding ribosome biogenesis protein BMS1 homolog codes for MADDSAFDKKKSHRAKHAGRKAEKKKKKNQIDQSNLSARQRNPKAFAIQSAVRAERQFRRKEDIIAKKQHIPQVDKTPLEPPPIVVGVVGPPRVGKTTVINNLIKSFIKTNVTSIKGPVTIVTSKKRRITLIECNNDVNSMIDIAKCADLVLLLCDASFGFEMEIFEFLNICQVHGMPKIMGVLTHLDMIKNAKTLKTTKKTLKHRFWTEVYQGAKLFYLSGIVHGEYLRNEIKNLSRFISVMKFRPLSWRMTHAYVLGDRMEDITNQEAIRKDPKVNRDVVLYGYVRGVPLMKESAVHIAGVGDMKISELSYLPDPCPLPSREKKRHLMERERQIYAPFSGVGGIVYDKDAVYIELQGSHHHKKEDEEISEKKELLKNVVETKETVDEQMQESGFQLFSGGAVIYPDMIKDDEYLQHNNKKGQESSDESDSDDNDSDNDSGIVQEKESNKVPWNNDSGSENDDPATEKDNNDDDEDDDSGDNDESDNEDFGAKWKEKLSEKATEAYFERQKTSKNIMKLVYGEFEIGNKNKEKEESDESDGEEIGGLFKKVTDTQKKKHKEKERLDIEECSSFYSLDKPTIKDWTSEVNKQVLINSFVTGKRSADEDASELLKLDDASDGDDEEMFGDFEDLETGQKHAATENEEKEETGTKRKGELTRAEILEKKTKLKAKFDSEYDNPDDHRIKGDHSYYENLKAEALKQSELNKSVFDNLDEGLRIDVEGFRPGLYVRMLFKNMPAEFVTNFEASYPILIGSLNMAEQNIGYVSCKVKKHRWYKKILKTNDPLIISLGWRRFQTLPIYSKIEDDLKCRYLKYTPEHVTCNMHFYGPITPQNTGFLALQTVTNDPNDMKQLGFRIAATGSVNEINKSTQIVKKLKLVGTPTKIYKKTAFIKDMFNSTLEVAKFEGARIKTVSGIRGQIKKAINKPEGGFRATFEDKIKMSDIVFCRTWFKVDVTRFYAPVVNLLLPIESKNAWQGMKTKGRLKRERNIRMDANKDSMYTEIPRAPAVFKPLVIPKALQKGLPYRFKPKSKTTTLSGESLKDINKERVAVVKSPYEQKVSSVMKMLKTNFETKKEAQKKATKERLKAHRREMNEIEWRKLKRQKELKKKICRTLSMMGNKKKPQM; via the exons ATGGCAGACGATTCAGCATTTGACAAAAAGAAGTCCCATCGGGCGAAGCATGCCGGCCGAAAAGCggagaagaagaaaaagaaaaaccaaatcgACCAATCTAACCTAAGCGCTCGGCAACGAAATCCCAAAGCTTTTGCTATACAGTCGGCCGTACGAGCTGAGAGGCAGTTCAGGAGGAAGGAGGATATTATTGCAAAGAAGCAGCATATTCCCCAGGTAGATAAGACGCCGCTAGAACCTCCTCCGATAGTAGTTGGTGTGGTTGGTCCGCCGCGCGTAGGAAAGACCACAGTCATTAACAATCTCATTAAAAGCTTCATAAAAACCAACGTCACAAGCATCAAAGGGCCTGTGACCATCGTCACATCAAAGAAACGCCGAATAACTCTCATAGAATGCAATAACGACGTCAACTCGATGATCGACATCGCAAAATGTGCTGATCTAGTGCTGCTCCTCTGTGACGCTAGTTTCGGCTTCGAAATGGAAATATTCGAATTCCTAAACATATGTCAAGTGCATGGCATGCCTAAAATAATGGGTGTGTTGACTCATTTGGACATGATAAAGAATGCAAAGACACTAAAAACAACTAAGAAAACTTTGAAGCACAGATTTTGGACTGAGGTGTACCAAGGCGCTAAGTTATTTTACCTCTCCGGTATAGTCCATGGAGAATATTTAAGgaatgaaataaagaatttgtcCCGTTTCATATCTGTAATGAAGTTTAGGCCGTTAAGTTGGCGCATGACCCATGCTTATGTGCTTGGGGACAGAATGGAAGACATCACTAATCAGGAGGCGATCCGGAAGGACCCGAAGGTCAATAGAGATGTGGTGCTCTACGGCTATGTGAGGGGAGTGCCATTGATGAAAGAATCTGCTGTACACATTGCTG gtgtTGGAGACATGAAAATTAGTGAACTGTCATATCTGCCAGACCCCTGTCCACTTCCCAGCAGAGAGAAAAAGAGACACCTCATGGAAAGAGAGAGACAGATCTACGCGCCCTTCTCGGGAGTGGGTGGCATCGTTTACGATAAGGATGCTGTTTACATTGAGCTCCAAGGCTCCCATCATCATAAAAAAGAAGATGAGGAGATTAGTGAAAAGAAGGAGCTGCTAAAAAACGTTGTTGAGACTAAAGAAACAGTGGATGAGCAGATGCAAGAGTCTGGATTTCAGTTGTTCAGTGGTGGTGCTGTGATCTACCCTGATATGATTAAAGATGATGAATATTTACAACATAACAATAAGAAGGGACAGGAAAGCTCAGATGAGTCAGATTCTGATGATAATGATTCAGACAATGATAGTGGTATTGTTCAAGAGAAAGAAAGCAACAAGGTTCCTTGGAATAATGATTCAGGATCTGAGAATGATGATCCTGCTACTGAAAAagataataatgatgatgatgaagatgatgacAGTGGGGATAATGATGAATCAGATAATGAAGATTTTGGTGCAAAATGGAAAGAAAAGCTTAGTGAGAAAGCCACTGAGGCTTATTTTGAGAGGCAGAAAACATCTAAGAATATAATGAAGCTTGTGTATGGGGAATTTGAGAttggaaataaaaacaaagaaaaggaAGAATCAGATGAAAGTGATGGCGAAGAAATTGGAGGGTTGTTTAAGAAAGTAACAGACACAcagaaaaagaaacataaagagAAAGAGCGATTAGACATTGAGGAGTGTTCTTCCTTTTACTCGCTAGATAAACCAACTATAAAGGATTGGACCAGCGAAGTCAATAAACAAGTTTTGATCAACAGTTTTGTCACTGGAAAGAGATCAGCTGATGAAGATGCTTCAGAACTCCTTAAACTTGATGATGCAAGTGATGGCGATGATGAGGAGATGTTTGGAGATTTTGAGGACTTAGAAACTGGTCAGAAACATGCTGCAACGGAAAACGAGGAAAAAGAGGAAACAGGTACAAAACGCAAAGGAGAATTGACTAGAGCAGAAATATTAGAAAAGAAAACGAAATTAAAAGCGAAATTTGACTCTGAATATGATAATCCTGATGATCATAGGATAAAAGGTGATCATTCCTATTATGAGAATTTGAAAGCAGAGGCATTGAAGCAGTCTGAATTGAACAAATCAGTTTTTGATAATTTGGATGAAGGTTTAAGGATAGACGTGGAAGGTTTCAGACCTGGTTTGTATGTGAGAATGCTTTTCAAAAACATGCCTGCCGAATTTGTTACGAATTTCGAAGCTAGCTATCCAATACTCATTGGATCATTAAACATGGCAGAGCAGAACATTGGCTATGTGTCTTGTAAAGTCAAGAAACACAGATGGTAcaaaaagatattaaaaacaaatgatCCTTTGATTATTTCTTTAGGATGGAGAAGGTTCCAAACTCTGCCTATTTACTCTAAAATAGAAGATGATTTAAAATGTAGATATCTAAAGTATACGCCCGAACATGTGACTTGTAACATGCACTTCTATGGACCGATAACGCCACAAAATACAGGTTTTCTGGCGTTGCAGACAGTCACTAATGACCCTAATGATATGAAGCAATTAGGTTTCAGAATAGCAGCTACAGGAAGTGTAAACGAAATTAACAAATCCACGCAAATTGTCAAGAAACTAAAGCTAGTTGGCACACCAACTAAAATATACAAGAAAACTGCTTTTATCAAAGACATGTTCAACAGCACTCTTGAAGTAGCGAAATTCGAAGGAGCGAGAATCAAAACAGTATCAGGAATCAGAGGGCAGATCAAGAAGGCGATCAATAAACCTGAAGGCGGTTTCCGAGCTACATTTGAAGACAAAATCAAAATGAGTGACATAGTTTTCTGTCGAACATGGTTTAAGGTCGACGTTACCAGATTCTACGCGCCTGTTGTGAATCTACTTTTGCCTATAGAGTCTAAAAACGCTTGGCAAGGCATGAAGACTAAAGGACGATTGAAGAGAGAAAGGAATATAAGGATGGATGCGAATAAGGACTCTATGTATACTGAGATTCCGAGAGCCCCAGCAGTCTTTAAGCCTTTAGTAATACCTAAAGCATTGCAGAAGGGTCTGCCTTACAGATTCAAGCCTAAATCGAAGACTACTACTTTATCAGGGGAATCACTTAAGGATATAAACAAGGAAAGAGTTGCTGTAGTAAAGAGTCCATATGAACAGAAGGTATCAAGCGTTATGAAGATGCTAAAGACTAACTTTGAGACAAAGAAAGAAGCTCAGAAGAAAGCAACTAAGGAGAGATTAAAAGCGCACAGACGGGAGATGAACGAAATCGAATGGCGTAAGCTAAAACGGCAGAAAGAGTTGAAAAAGAAGATCTGTAGGACGCTAAGTATGATGGGAAATAAAAAGAAACCTCAGATGTGA